DNA from Salinispora arenicola:
TCGCCCGGTGTCGCGCCGGTCAATCTTCTTCACCGGCGGCGGGACGTATGTGCCGTCGGCGACACGTCCCTGCGGACCGTAGACACGGAGCATCATACTGAAGTCCCCCTTGGGAATGGGCAGCCAGTTGGCCTTGCTCACCCCGCGCGGAGGGGTTGGTGTTGCATAGATGGTAATAGACCCATCTCTATTTCGCTCGAGACCTGGCGTATAACTGGCCACAACCCACTTGTCCTTCGGGTTAGGGACCAGACTTATCGTACCCGCGAGATATGAGGTGACCGACCAGAACTGTTCCGCCTGAGGAATTTGATCCCTTTCGAACGTGATAGTGTATCCGCCGGAAGCACCATTGAGCCGTCGACCATTTTTGTCAAGGAACACGTCATAGTACGCCGACTTCTCGATGTCATTGCAGTACTGGCAGAATTGAGTGATCGAGGACCGGTCGAGATAGTTGCGCCCCCAGAAGCCGATGTTACGGAAATTGATCCAGTTGTTCTCGTCGGTGTTCGAAAGATAATTACGGATGATCGCAGCGTGTGCGTCCTGCGTCGCTCGCGCGAACACCCTCTCGAAGCCTCCCCTGCTGAACAACCTGTCGAATCTCTCCGACAAGATTCTGTTTTCTCCAGTGAGCGGTGGAGTTCTGATGCTCTTGACCGCCCGCTGAAGCTCCTCCAGAAAGCGAATCGGATTGGTTGCGATCAAGGTATCCGCGTCACGCTTGAACGAACGACCATAGAAAAAAACGGGGACGATCAGGGTTTCCCGCAACGAACCCCTCAGGTATGCCAACAGCGGCCCCATGCGCAGCGACCGCCGAAACTCCTCGGCAATTGCGATCTGGTTCTCCCCGTCCGAGGAGAACTTGTCAGTCCGAATGATCAAGGTTGCACTCGTCACAGGAAGTGGCACCCTAATGACGTTCGGAGGGAGTTTCCCTCGCCAGCCTGGACCCGTAAAGGCGTACGTGCCGCCAGAATCCGTCGAGATGTTCGTGTTGATGATGTCCCCGTAGACATCCAAGACAAGGACACCGTAGGTAGCAGTCGTTTCCGGTATCACCAAAATGGCTGGCTCGTGGCGCACACCAATGACCGCAGATGTGTACAACGTGTCATCATTCGGCGCCACCACGGCACGCCACACCGTGGACATCCGATCCGGCCCAAAAAGAATGTTAGGCAACAGGATGCGCTGTTGTTCGTGCGTGAACCATCGAGGGTAGAACTTTGTCACATACCGACGCGTAACATCATAGATTTCCCCCACCCGCTCATCGATCACCGCATTCTTCGCGGAGGGTGACTTCGCCGAAACGGGCGACATAGTGGCAGTGAGCAAAACCCCGGACAAGGATTAGGGCGACAGCGAGAATGTGGAGCGTACGACGCGCCATGCCCGTTCTTCCAACCATAGATTCCCCCGTTTGGCTGATAGATGGGGTCAGCATCCAATACATAGACAGAGCGACATTTAATGCTGATACCCAGACGTTTCAGAACATCTCTCACATTCTGGCTGTCCCGGTTGGCACGCCGGGTCCCATCGCGCTCGACGTCACCCGGGAGGCGGATACCGCGAGGTCAGATGTGCCGGCGCCAGGGGGTCCTACTAGGCTAGACGACGTGCACCGGTCCGATGAACCGAGCACGGTCCACACCCGAGCATGCGACATCTCCTGACTACGGTGATCTCAACGGTCTGAGCAGAGCTCGTAGTGCCCTGTAGGGTTGGGACGAGTTCGTGGCAGCGTGTGCGGAGCTCGAGCCAGGCACTACTCGGGCGTGAAGCTGGTGGCCACTGGGGGATCTGCCCGAGACCGTGGTGATCGCCGTCAGGTCCGCGAAGGAACCGTACCGGTCGCACGAGACTGCCGACCGAACCCAGCCCGGTCACCTGGTAACCCTCCAGCGCCACCGCGTTCGCTACGGCGCGCCCCTCCAGTCAC
Protein-coding regions in this window:
- a CDS encoding DUF1214 domain-containing protein — protein: MTKFYPRWFTHEQQRILLPNILFGPDRMSTVWRAVVAPNDDTLYTSAVIGVRHEPAILVIPETTATYGVLVLDVYGDIINTNISTDSGGTYAFTGPGWRGKLPPNVIRVPLPVTSATLIIRTDKFSSDGENQIAIAEEFRRSLRMGPLLAYLRGSLRETLIVPVFFYGRSFKRDADTLIATNPIRFLEELQRAVKSIRTPPLTGENRILSERFDRLFSRGGFERVFARATQDAHAAIIRNYLSNTDENNWINFRNIGFWGRNYLDRSSITQFCQYCNDIEKSAYYDVFLDKNGRRLNGASGGYTITFERDQIPQAEQFWSVTSYLAGTISLVPNPKDKWVVASYTPGLERNRDGSITIYATPTPPRGVSKANWLPIPKGDFSMMLRVYGPQGRVADGTYVPPPVKKIDRRDTGRRPYSGGGSW